The following nucleotide sequence is from Miscanthus floridulus cultivar M001 unplaced genomic scaffold, ASM1932011v1 os_2694_3_4, whole genome shotgun sequence.
AAAGATGACAAGTTTATTGCATTGATTATTGTGCCTAGTATTGGTCGACTTGGAAGAATGAGAATAAAAGGTGCCTTCATGTTTTGATGGATTTATATTTGGTGCATTCGAGAGAAGACTGGATGGACTTATATTTGTGATCATAGGGGGTATCAAATATCTTACCCCCTCTGGTGCATtcgagcctgttcgcttgctcgtaaacgatcgtaaatttccagccagcaatagtgttttcctctcacaccaaaccagccagcagtaaataatccacgatcgtttacggcctcccgaacaggcggAAACAACATTTATTTCCGCTGAGAGGTAGTATCATATATCAGTCCATGGTCTACCTTATAGGCTCTACCACATGGGTGCTAGCTTACTTGTTTGCTTTAATCTGTAACAAGTGTGTAAAAAATACCTCTTTTGAGATAATCTGTTGCAGTAGTGATTGTTTATACACCTGCTTGACAGTCTGTGTACCCTAACTAATGTTGTCTAAGTTAGTGGTTATTTCTTTGCTCTTTTCCTCATATGCACGGTAATCACCATGGCAGGTTTCCTGTAGTGCTGCTGTTAATGGAATTAATGGATGCCTCACCTACAGTACATGTCGTTCAAGAAACTACTATCAGTATTCTCATACCACTAATTTACAAAGTTCGCCAGTAGACCAGATGCCTTTGCCTCGGAAATTAAGGAAATCTATTCAGCGAAATGCTTACTTTTTAACCCAGAAGAGGAAGTTCGTACCACACTGTTCATCAGACCTTAGTACTTCCTACAGAGAAGAAGTACCCAACTATTTATCAATCGATGTTTTGCAAGACCAATCAAATACAAAACAGGGATCTATTCGTAAAGTGCTTGTCATTTTGAATCCTAATTCTGGATTCCGAAGCTCTCGGGATGTTTTCTACAAGAAAGTGCAATCAACATTGAAGGTAAGGCGTCCCTACCTTTTTTAGTCAAAACCTTCCTATTAATTATTAACActtatgttgatgcattcatcaaAGTTTCTGTCATATCCAGAGAAATGAGTATTATCACCAGTTTAGTTCTGTAAATACATAGTATGTACAAGACTGTGCAAAAATACATCCTGTATGTGTTAGAAGAAAACCTCAGATACGCTTCTTTCTTACCTGTAATTTATATATGTTTGCGTTTGAATTTTGATTTGGTGCAGCTTTCAGGCTTCAAGATGGAAGTCATTGAAACAGCATATGCCGGTCATGCAAAGGTTCTTTCTTCTACTGTTGACCTCAAAAAATTCCCTGATGGTAATATCAATTGTGTAtctcttttttcttattctttctttttttgtcAATCAAGTTCCTGTCTGTTTCACTATTCAAGATGCTATCTTTTTTCTTGTTTACAGGTATTATATGTGTTGGTGGTGATGGGATCGTCAATGAGGTCATCTCTTTTCCTACCTTTCTTTCTGTATAAAAAATGAACTGGAATAcaattttgctttattgcacctGGGTGGACATTTTCTTTGCATCTACTACATATAAAACATATCTGTTAGATGGGACTGTTCTCATTGCTCTCATATAAAAGCTACCAGTTTTAGCTCATGGTTATGGCTGACTTCTAGCAGCAGTTGTTTATAGTAGTTTGGACTAGTATGTACTATGTATCACTGGCAGTTATCTGTCTTCAACTGGTGGTGGACACAAGTGCACCCTGGGCATGTGTTGAAGCATTTTTTATTGTTTTTTCTAGTCTGAAATTTATCTATCCTGCTGATGGCATTCTATATTTTAATGCAGGTTTTGAATGGATTACTTAGTAGAGACGATTTTGAAGTGGCAATTCGATTTCCCATTGGGATAATACCTGCTGGCTCTGATAATTCATTGGTGTGGACTGTTCTTGGCATCAGGGATCCTGTTTCTGCTGCAATTGCTTTAGCTAAGGTACCTTGGTTATGTCATGTTTATTTATTTCATACTAGATCGTACTACCAAGGATTTCTCTGACTCGGCATATCATCAAACTTAACAGTACATATTAATTTGTAAGGCCATTCTTCTGCAGGGAGGTTTCACACCAATAGATGTGTTTGCCGTTAAATGGATCCAAGCTGGAGTGACCCACTTTGGTTTGACAGCTTCCTACTATGGTTTCGTAGCTGATGGTAACTTTTCATTCTTCTGCGCATCTTATTCTGATAATCTGATGTGATGCCCTTGCCTTCTGAACTGtatcattaaaatgatcccaatGCTGTCGATGTAGgttaaaaatgaatcaaattataTGTAGATATTTTTTTTCTATCTGAGTTATTGGGTATCCAGAGAGCCATATATGGCCTCAAGCAAGGAAGTGATAATTATTGTTTTTGTCTTAGTTGCTACTCCCTCTATTCTCTTTTATTAGGCATTCACACGTTTTTGAAAAAAATCGATTGGCGCTGTAAGTTACCAAAGCATACGTATTAACTTGTGTTTCATGGCACTCGAAGCGACAGAAGCGTGCTTTTGCACCGTATTGGCCAGTGCTAGTtgtatcatgcatgcatgcaaatgtgAAAAGTACTCCATCCAGTTTGAGCGACGTGGCATGCAAAATGAATACGAACACGGCAACCAATGGTAGATTAATTCTCGGACAGGTAGTTCGCTGGTGCCTTGGTATCTGAAGTAGCGCTTATAGCACCTAAAAAAAGACAATGGAGGTAGCAGTAAGAATGAAAGGGGCTTAACATGGGTTTGAAACCATATAATACAGCAGAACTTAGAGGTAAGAACAAAAATAAGTAACAGAACTTCTACTCATGGCCTTGCGAATTTAGGATTAGATCAGATATATGGATATGCTGGTTTGTGCCTGGCTAATTGAATTGCTCCACCAATCTGTTATGTTCATACTCTCAAGAAATAAAGATGTCTAATTACTTTAAATTTGCACTACCGCTATCAAACATTCCACCATTGTTATTATTTTCTAGTTCTTGCTTGATTACCTCTTATCGATTGAAAACACTAGTTGGTAACCCACAATTTCATATGTTCTTAATCTGACACATCTTATCTTCTATATACCCTTGTTCCTAtataaattatctattcatcttaAAGTCTaacacttttttttttctctgcaGTTCTGCAGCTGTCTGAAAACTTCCGCATGCAGTTTGGTCCCTTCCGTTATGTTGTTGCTGGCCTTCTGAAGTTTCTTTCATTACCTCAGTACAGATTTGAGGTAGACTATCTCCCTGCATCACCAGGGAGAAATTCTGAATTGAGACCACTGACTGAAAAATGTCATGAACAGCTTTCTGATGATGGCAAGGTTAGGAGAGGTACACAAATCAATGGTAGGATTGAAGATAATTGGGTTACCAGGAATGGGGAGTTTCTTGGCATTTTTGTCTGCAATCACTTTTGCAAGCCTGCCCAGGGGTTACTTTCTCCAGTTATTGCACCAAAAGCTCAGCATGACGACAGCAGTCTGGATTTGATTCTTGTCCATGGAAGTGGCAGACTCagactattttgcttctttgttgCCTATCAGCTTTGCTGGCATCTTCTACTCCCTTACGTGGAATATGTCAAGGTATTGTGGGTTGTGACTTTCTTGTATTTGTTCACGTCACTTCTTGTGGCAGTTCATGTAATCAGGCTTACAATCCCAATTATAGACATCCTTGAACTTAATAGAATGCACTTTCCTAGAATACAGGACGCCTGATTGATTCAATCAGATAACCTTCCACTGATGTGGCATTTTGTTTTGCAACAATAATTGCTCGCAGATAAAAGAAGTAAAGATTAGGCCAGTTGGGAATACTCACAATGGTTGTGGTGTCGACGGGGAGCTTCTTCATGGAGAGGGCAAAGCTGAATGGCAGTGCTCGCTGCTTCCAGCACAAGGCCGGTTGCTTGGCCAGGATCTGGGTGCTTTGAAGTAGCTACTATCTACCCCTGGCAGTCATTCTATTTTATTTGT
It contains:
- the LOC136535334 gene encoding sphingoid long-chain bases kinase 1-like, which encodes MSSRNLVRPPVSCSAAVNGINGCLTYSTCRSRNYYQYSHTTNLQSSPVDQMPLPRKLRKSIQRNAYFLTQKRKFVPHCSSDLSTSYREEVPNYLSIDVLQDQSNTKQGSIRKVLVILNPNSGFRSSRDVFYKKVQSTLKLSGFKMEVIETAYAGHAKVLSSTVDLKKFPDGIICVGGDGIVNEVLNGLLSRDDFEVAIRFPIGIIPAGSDNSLVWTVLGIRDPVSAAIALAKGGFTPIDVFAVKWIQAGVTHFGLTASYYGFVADVLQLSENFRMQFGPFRYVVAGLLKFLSLPQYRFEVDYLPASPGRNSELRPLTEKCHEQLSDDGKVRRGTQINGRIEDNWVTRNGEFLGIFVCNHFCKPAQGLLSPVIAPKAQHDDSSLDLILVHGSGRLRLFCFFVAYQLCWHLLLPYVEYVKIKEVKIRPVGNTHNGCGVDGELLHGEGKAEWQCSLLPAQGRLLGQDLGALK